From Malus sylvestris chromosome 1, drMalSylv7.2, whole genome shotgun sequence:
ACTGGGGCAAGCAAAGTTAAGATTGCTTGACAAGTTGACACCTAAAACATTTGGgcgaaaagaaaaatgaagaaaaattagCTACCCAACAACTCAAGCGGAAATGTACAAGTTCAAGACCGAATTAGTGATTCAAACCTCATGGATCTCATTGGCCTCATATAGACACGAGTTTTTCTGCTGATCTTTTCCCCTGCGattcttctttttgttcttggaaGTTTTAATCCCTTTGGAATCTGTGAAACATAATTTCCTTACCTCCAATGAGGCCTTCAAAAGGAAATAAAGTAAAAATAGACGACTAAGACACTACACTTCAAATCCCATTTAAAGGAATCTTAAGTACTTCCAAGTACAGTATAATGTGGGCTAATGCAAGATTCATGCCCAACTCCAAGGCAAATACATTATTCTAACAAACTATTAAAACTTAGTTTTCCCAACCAACATTTATTCACACCCAACACATTACACTGTCGGGTGTTTTTCCACACCCCCTGAGTACTGACCATTTGAACTACACTTGCAGCTTTCCTTTtgcctcttccctcttcaattGTCTTTTGGTTGATTTAGTTCAATTAAGATGGAGGGTGACGGAATAAGGTGCTTGAACAAACTCTTTCGTGATTTAATTGTGGTGGTAATTTTACTACAATGTGTTGTCAACCCTTCCCCTTCTCTTGGATTCAATAATATTTCTTCAGGAGGAGTGACGAGGTGCTTTGAGAGGGAAAGAGAAGCACTCCTTGCTTTCAAACTGGGCCTCGTGGATCACTACAATCTCCTCTCTTTGTGGGGAAGAGAAGAACACAAGCAAGATTGTTGCAAATGGATAGGCGTCCACTGCTACAACCAAACCAACCATGTTACTCAATCTTGGACGGGAAAGTCTCGTGCGTGTCGTACAGCGTGTCCCGCCTCTCCCGGTTGTTCCTATCTCCAATCCCGACCGTTGCTTTGACGCGCGATCGCAAGGCTGACGTCGCTCCTCCAAAAGGGCGACCTCGTCGTGTGTCCTGAGGGGACCACGTGTCGCGAGCCGTTCCTGCTGCGATTCAGTGCTTTGTTCGCAGAGATGAGCGATAGGATCGTCCCCGTGGCGGTCGACTGTAAGCAGAGCATGTTCTACGGGACCACCGTCCCGACGTACGAGGCGAAGTTTCTGGACCGGCTGCCGGACGACATGTCGTGCAAGGCTGGGAAGTCGTCGATTGAGGTGGCGAATTAGGGGATGTGCTGGGGTTCGAGCGCACCGGGTTGATGAGGAAGGATAAGTATCTGCTGTTGGGAGGAAATGACGGGAAGGTCGGATCCATCTACAAGAAGTGAGTGTTGAGGGTGAGGGTATTATGGTCATTTGGATAGCAAACAGATAAGTTGACTGATTGGGTCTTTTATTTTGCTAGTCTATTTACAAGGTGTTGAGAAGGGTATATTGGTCCAAGTGTAGATAATTTTTATGTGAATTCGGTTAATATGATTGATTCAGCTTCATATAGCTGTTTCTTGTGGTTAACACTGTGTTTATCTATCATAATATCGTTGATGGAGAATCAAGTCTTGCCCTTAATTTTGGGTATAATAAATTGGTATTGAAATCACTATTTACGAGGTTCGAACGTAAGAcattcacttacaaatgaagatgaagtaccactaaaccgtagtactaagtgtcATGTGAAATTGatcataaattaaaatctcaATTGCTGTATGaatcaaaattaaatattgaTCAAATATTGACCACATAATGATCAAAGATTAACAACAATACAATCACGTATTGATGGCCATTTCAGTAATTAGAATTTGAAAAACGATCATTTTGATCAATTTTTCAAATAacttaacaattaaaaaaaaatgaatgaaacaCGAGTAATGATATGAAtgtagtttgtttgttttgtttatacTCCATTTCATCCATGTAACTTCACTTCaaattcataaacaatgtatgactcgtttggatgtgtttttaaaatgactgaaaatgtttttggaacaatccttagtaaaaatacaagtaaatcatagaaaaagaacttaaaatGCTTCatagaagaagcacataactggtgcttcttgcataaagcacttcaagtgcttttagaactcaaaaactttttatttaaaagcgctttcagtcattttaaaaacacatccaaacgaaCTCGTAGTTTCTTCAATTTACGATGTTGTTAAAACAAGAAGAACTGGGAATAAGAATTTTTTGGCCCATCCTTGTCAACCATTTTTTGACGAGGAAATATTGGATGTCATTGAATATAAGGCATAATCTTTTAATGATCTTTCAAATTTTAATCTACATTGTATTCGACGTAACTGCAATGGTTAAATTGATGAATTTTCACTTATCTAGTAAGATATAAataagagagttttaacgaaaaattcgcagtactgttcactttaacgaaaaaacacatttttacactaaaaagtcaaacctgatactattcattttaccctttattttgtccttatagttaaaactcaaaattttcaagccttttttcattagtttccttaTAAATAAACTACAACCAATTGAAACTTGGAAAAATAAACCGAAACGTCGTCGTGTTTAGCCAGGGGTACCAAAATGTCGTCGTTTTTGTCAGAACATTTCCGGAGCAAAATCCAGAGGAGAGAGAAAATTCTCCAGTGTGAGAGTAAACGACTGAGGCGATGTACTTGAAGAAGCCGCTATGGAGCGAGGGGATAACGCCGAAGCCCTCGTCGGAATCTGATCCAGAGCCGCCGTCCACCGCCGTAGGCGATCTGGTCAACTCGTTGACCCAGCAGAGAGTGTACCACGAGGCCTCGGCGATGTTCGCGCTGAGTTCTCCTTCCTCCGTGTCCGCGGCCTCTTCTAGTTCCTCTGATCGGTCGCCGAGTCCGATTCCACCATCAACCTCTTGTCTCAGACACAATCGCTCCCCGAGCTTCTGGGTAAtcagaaaattacaaaattccTAGTTTCTTCTTAatcttttgtttaatttttctgaTTGTTGATATTGATTTAATTATCGTTTTACAGTCGTGCCGGTTCTGTTTCGGAACTCGCTGAAAGATTCGGGCGATGAGATCGTGCGGAATTTGGATCACATATTCGGCGTCGAGCCGCTAAAGATCACGAGCCCTTCAACCGATTCCGAGGTCTGCTTGCGCTTAGGGTTTTGGAGGGTTGCTGCCTGCTTCATCCGAACAGCGTGGTTTTGGCTCATCAGCACAAGGCCATTCAGGTACTCAATGTAGCTAAATAGCTCAACCAAATTTCTGGAGGTTGGGTTTCTGAGACGAGAATGCAGTTTTGTAATTGGGTTTTTGTAGgttttgatgattaaattaCCGACTCGCGGCGTGATTGAGCAAGGAGCCTGTTTGGATGCTTTGATTGCTATTATGTTGGATTCATCAGCTAATCAAATGGTAAATCTTCAAACTTCAGTTTCGCATCaaatttatggagtttaattgatttgtagagattccatataaagttttgattcaattccctcaaaatctcatggGAAGACGTTAGAtatgtggatgcttaaaatacatcccaattgaatacaccccttaTTGTGATTGGTTTCAAAGCGGTGATGGGTTTTTTATGATTTAAGTTGTTTTCTTGTGTGTAATGTATAGGATTTTGAGGCTTTTCGTGGTATTGAGGAAGTTGCAGAGCTCATAAGGGACAAGCAAGTTGATGAGAATCTCaggttttgatttatttctctTTGCTTGCTTGACTCTATCTGCTTAAGAGTAGTTTTCAAAGGGTAAAGTCTTTTGAATGAGTAGTCCTCTTGATAAATTCTATGATTAAAATGTTAAAAGTTTTAGTTAAAATAGGTTTGTGGTAGCCACACAGTTGCTGTGTGTGCTACTACTacttcaaaatcatcattaTCACGAGCAATGCCATTTTTCGGCTTGTTCATTGGACGATTCTTAATAGAATCTCGTCTTTCcttattttctaggtttttatTTAAGCTATGTCGTTTTGCTCATTTTCATGTTTGTCAATTGAGTAATGAGGACATCTGCTAGGAATGAATTAGAGTTGAGGATTCTGAACACTGGTGTGCCTAGGCTTGATCCTTTCTTTGCAAATATAATGCACACTGAAGAAAAACGTGTTGCTTTTGATTAGGTTGAAATGTGGAGAGTTCTTGCTGCTTCTGATTGGTCATTTAAATGGGAAGGATAGGCCACCCTTGGCGATTGTACATGAGGACATAAGACGTCTTTTGGGTGAGAAATCTGCTTCCTTGATATGGGCAGCGAGTCAGTTTGGTTCGACTCTTGATCCGGAGCAGAGACTAACTGCACTTCACATCCAAGCTTGTCGCGTGATAGAGTCATTAGATCTGTACTGAATCTGAACATAGAAAGCACCCTaggcattttgttttgtttttctatgtATTTCAATGAAATACAATCAGTAATTTGTAAGAAAATGGTCGTCTTCAATGAAATGGTTGCCTTGACATTTTGTGCAGTATAATTTCAAAATCATACAACATTCAACGGACTATCGTCACGGTAGCTAAAATTCCTCATGCGAGTTTGGAAGCCCTCGCATTAACAATAATCACAATAAACGAAGAGTCACAAGTGAATAAAACGCAAGGAACTTTGTCGCTAAAAGACCGTAAGTATTGTCTTAATCAAATGACACTGATGATTCTTCACTAACAACAATTTAGCATAATTTCTATGCAAGTACATTTAAGTCGGTCAATTATTGTGTCTTCTAATCTAATAACgcgaagactaaatttgtaaagaCCCCAGTTGCAATGTAATTATTCGAAATACCGGAAACTCTTGAAAACTTGTTGTCAATAACCTTGAAGTATCGCATGGAGTATCGCACGGGGTCCAAGACAAGACAATACAATTCCACTTGCGTCGTGAAAATTTTGGTTTGCAGATCCCTATTATCCTCAACTTGTAATTTACTTTGAAGCGTGATTAAGACAAATGACAAACGAAAATGGAGAAGAACATCTATCTTGTAGGAGTCATTCATCCTTCCTCTTATCCTCCCAAAACGACTTTTGCTTTTTGCAACTTGTTTGGAAAATAAATGTGAATATGTCTCTCAAGAGTTGAGGCGTTTCCGTGTATTTTAGCCTAGTCCAAATAATGTGAATTACGCATTCTGACTGTTTGCAACTTGTTTGGAAAATAAATGTAAATTTGTTCTCTCAAGAGTTGAGACAATTTCCGCGTTTTTTAGCTTGGTCCAAATAACGTGAATTACGCGCATACATGTTGTTTTCTAATTCCACTTGCAGCGTAATTACTCGAAATATCGGAAACTCTTGAGAACTTGCTGTCAATGACCTTGAAGTATCGCTTGGAGTATCGCACGGGGTCCAAGACAAGACAATACAATTCCACTTGCATCGTGGAAATTTTGGTTTGCAGGTCCCTATTATCATCAACTTGTAATTTACTTTGAAGCGTGATTAAGACAAATGACAAAACGACTTTGAGTCATTCATCCTTCCTCTTATCCTCCCAAAACGACTTTTGCTTTTTGCAACTTGTTTGGAAAATAAATGTGAATATGTCTCTCAAGAGTTGAGGCGTTTCCGTGTATTTTAGCCTAGTCCAAATAATGTGAATTACACATTCTGACTGTTTGCAACTTGTTTGGAAAATAAATGTAAATTTGTTCTCTCAAGAGTTGAGACAATTTCCGCGTTTTTTAGCTTGGTCCAAATAACGTGAATTACGCGCATACATGTTGTTTTCTAATTCCACTTGCAGCGTAATTACTCGAAATACCGGAAACTCTTGAGAACTTGCTGTCAATGACCTTGAAGTATCGCTTGGAGTATCGCACGGGGTCCAAGACAAGACAATACAATTCCACTTGCATCGTGGAAATTTTGGTTTACAGGTCCCTATTATCATCAACTTGTAATTTACTTTGAAGCGTGATTAAGACAAATGACAAAACGACTTTGAGTCATTCATCCTTCCTCTTATCCTCCCAAAACGACTTTTGCTTTTTGCAACTTGTTTGGAAAATAAATGTGAATATGTCTCTCAAGAGCTGAGGCGTTTCCGTGTATTTTAGCCTAGTCCAAATAATGTGAATTACGCATTCTGACTGTTTGCAACTTGTTTGGAAAATAAATGTAAATTTGTTCTCTCAAGAGTTGAGACAATTTCCGCGTTTTTTAGCTTGGTCCAAATAACGTGAATTATGCGCATATATGTTGTTTTCTAATTCCACAAAATACAAAAAGACTTCTAAAATGTAAACAGAACAAAACAATCAACGCGGAATTGTGTTGATTGTTGCAGGCTTTGTCATTATTTTGGAGAGAAGAGTCAGCGTCTAATTACTACACTCACACATATACCAAAATGAAAATGACGCACGAATATTAAATAAAACATAGAATGAAATATAGAAATACACCAGCagaaaacaaatacataaaagcAAATGAATTTCAACACAGTTAACCTCCACAGCAAAGAAAAaaccaaatttaaagaaaagattTATCTAGAAACACCAAATGTGGAAAAATAAGCTTAAAAAAAGAGAACCACAAACCATATATAGCTAAAGTAGAATCACACATAAACACAACAACACAATAGACAGGAAAAATTAACAATGACATTTCCCGAAAATAAAAAGGCAACCAAATCATACACCCACAAATACCATTTAATTATATCtaacattttcaaatgtttcaATAAAGTGTCTGAGTTGCGGAAGGACTTCAGTGCTTGCAAGTTAAAATTCTTAAATTTTGATATATACCACTATAATTGTCTCTAATTTCTATAATAATCAGTCAAAACCAAATTGGGTCCATGACTTAAGAACACACCCAAGGTCAATACATTGTTGTAAAACGTTGTAACCATCAACGTATGTATACAGATAAACACATCTGACAtgggaaaaaaaaccaaaaaataaaataaaaaaatcagtaaaaaaacatactttgaaaatataggaaaataaatacataaaagcAAATGAGTTCCAACACACTCAACCTCTACAGCAGAGGAAAAACCAAATTCATAGAAAAGGTTCATCTAAGAACAGAAAATGTGGAAAAATAAATCAACACAGAAAACAAAAACCATTATTTTACATAGAGTAGGTGCTATCTAATTTTTAGCAGTCATAGAGTAGGCGCTACCTACCTACAGAAAAGTAGCTGGTCCACTCACACATGTTCCATACTTGGCCATTTGAGTCAAGACAACTCAGTGTGTGGATCGTATTGTGAACTATTACGTACTCACCCAGCCTTATAAGACACTCGCATCTTTCCTTGTGCTCCTAAATCAATTCTGATTgtacacttcttcttcttcattcttcaatcATCTTTgccttgattttgttgaattaAGATGGAGAATGACGGAATCAGGTGCTTGAAGAAATTCTTTCACACTTCCATTGTGATGCTACTTTTTCTACAATGTTTCAACCCTTCCCTATCATCTGGATTCTATAATGTTTCTTTCGGTTTCGGAGCAATTGGCCACCGGGTGGTGACGAGGTGCATAGAGAGTGAAAGGGAAGCACTCCTTTCTTTCAAACAAGGTCTGATTGATGACTACAATCTCCTCTCCTCCTGGGGAAGAGAAGAACACAAGCAAGATTGTTGCAAATGGCTTGGCATCCACTGCAGCAACCGAACCAACCATGTTACTCAACTTGATCTTGGATGGTATCATATGAATGAAGTTTACTCACTTCAACAGAAAGGACAGCAGAAGTATCCCGAATATTACTTTCAAGGTAAAATGATGAGTCCTAAACTAATTGAGTTGCCGCATTTGAAATATTTGGACCTTTCTTCCGTTAACTTCACTGGGACCCAGCTTCCAGATTTCATTGGTTCTCTTTCCAATTTAAGACACCTCGGTCTCTGGGATGCTTCTTTTGGTGGTCGAATTCCAACTCAAATCGGAAACCTTACCCACTTGCAATATCTTGATCTCAGCTACAATCACCTTGTTAATTTAGAAAACCTGAATTCATGGCTACCTCGTCTTTCTTCTTTAACATATTTGGACCTGAGTTACAACAATCTCAGTAATGTTCCTGACTGGATGGAAGCAGTTAATAAGCTCCCTAAACTTACAAACTTGTCTCTGTATTCTTGCAGTCTTCCATCTCCTCTAATTCATTCCAGTACTCTTTTTAACATAAATTCTTCTAAATCTCTTGCTCATGTTGATCTCAGTGACAACCAACTCacatcttcttcaatatttctttgGTTGTCCAAATACAATGCCAGCCTTGGTCATCTTGATCTCAGATACAATAACTTTGCTAATGTAGAAAATCTGAATTCATGGCTGCCTCATCTTTCTGCTTTAACATATTTGGACCTGAGTGAAAACAATCTCAGCAATGTTCATGACTGGATGGAAGCAGTTAATAAGCTCCCTAAACTTACAAACTTGTCTCTGTCTTATTGTAGTCTTCCTTCTCCTCTAACTCATTCCAGTACTCTTTTTAACATAAATTCTTCTAGATCTCTTGCTCATGTTGTCCTCAATTCCAACCAACTCacatcttcttcaatatttgtATGGTTGTCCAACTTCAGTACCAGCCTTGTTCAACTTGGCCTCTCTCACAATAACTTCACGGGTTCACTTCCTGATGTCATTGGAAACATGAGCTCTCTTGCATCTCTAGATCTCTCTTTTAACCAATTTGAAGGGGTGATTTCAGAAAGTCATTTCTCGGGTCTCTCCAGATTAAGATTTTTTTCTCTGTCCTCTACCTCACTAACTTTAAACTTCCATTCTAAATGGGTTCCTCCCTTCCAATTGGATTATATAATCTTGGGGTCTTGCAAGATGGGTCCATATTTTCCAAATTGGCTTCAAACTCAAAAAAGTTATCGGAGGCTTGATATTTCTAATGCAGGAATTTCTGATATCCTTCCAAGTTGGTTTTGGGAAAGGCTATCTCATGCTGGTGAAATTGATCAAGTAGATCTCTCCAACAACCAAATTAGAGGAACAATTCCAAACTCGCAAATCAATTTGGTATGTTTCTATCGTAAACTGAATTTGAGTTGGAACCAATTGGAAGGTCAAGTCCCTCCATTCCTATTGAAAGCCTcgtcatctctctttctctcccacaATAAATTTTCAGGGttgttttctttcttgcttCCAGTTAACGCAAGTCATTTAAGATTGCTTGATCTCTCGAGCAACCATTTACATGGAGAACTTCCCGATTGCTGGACTCATTTCAAAAATCTTTTAATTCTTGATTTGAGTGACAACCTTTTTTCGGGGAGAATTCCTGCCACAATGGGCTTTTTatcttcaattcaaacattgAACCTAAACACTAATGGACTTGTGGGAGAATTGCCTTCATCTTTGAAGAACTGTACAAGTCTCATAGTTTTTGATGTTGGAGAAAATAAATTATCAGGTTTGATACCTGAATGGTTAGGTGTTGGACTTCCAAATTTGACTATCCTTATCCTCCGTTCTAATCACTTCTATGGAAGCATTCCATCACAATTGTGTAATATGGGAAGCATTCAAATTATGGATTTCTCGATGAATAACATCTCCGGAGGTATACCCAAATGTCTCAACAATTTGACTAATTTGGCTCTAAGAGGAAGTTCAAGTCTAACTATCACTCACCTATTTAAGGCAACCTCCACTGATATTGCTATCAGTATTTTAGATTATGAAGACGAAGCATCCTTGATATGGAATGGAATAATGTCCAAATACAAAAGTACCCTGGGGCTTGTAAAGAGTATCCATCTGTCAAGTAATCGATTAACGGGGGAGATTCCTAGTGAAGTTACTGATCTTGTGGGGCTGGTTTCTTTAAACCTATCAAGAAATAACTTAACAGGTCAAATAACTCCAAAAATAGGGAAGTTGCAGTCTTtagatttgcttgatttgtcAAACAACCAAATACATGGTACAATTCCAACAAGTCTTTTCGGAATATCTGGCCTTGGTAAGTTGGACTTGTCCAACAACCACCTGTCTGGAAAAATTCCCATGGGGTCTCAGCTTCAAACCTATGAGCCCTCTGTTTTTGCGGGAAATCCTCTCCTTTGTGGAATTCCACTTCAGACGTGTTTTCCTGAGGAAACAACGCCGGCAGAGCAACCAGTGGTTAAGAATCAAGATGAAGATAATGACAGGTTTATAACAACTGGATTTTACGTGAGTTTGGGGCTTGGATTTGTCGTTGGATTCTGGGGAGTTTGTGGGAGTTTGATATTCGACAGGTCATGGAGATACACATACTTCAAGCTCTTGAATGGTTTAAATGATTGGCTTTATGTCAAGGTGGCATTGCTCAAGCAACGAAGAATGCTCGATGAATAAGCTGTAAGTATACTGTCGCATAATGAATAATACTGCAATTAACATACATGTCCTCCTCTCTTTTTAAACTCCCGGCTAACGGCTAACGCCTGTAATTTACTTGAATTTTTGTAGCTCGTCCATCGGCTTCTTTGGTACGACATGCTAACCCTTTCGGCTTTCGGTTTGAGAAGGAgcctgaagaagaagaatgcaaTAACTTTTAAGTTGTGGTGGAATTTCTCCAAATTCATGAGTGGGAAATGTATTTGGTTCATTGTCGAGTTGTAATTTTACACAAGTATTTATggttttagtttcaatttttccCAATTTGTTATGAATTAATGGATGAATAGACTGCGTTCCAAATTGAAAGCCAGGATTGAAGAGCTGTGTGCAAGAGACTAAAAAGAGTGGCACTAAACGAAGACCAAAAAGAGTGCCACTAAACAATGGAcatgaattaaaatttcaaaactaCATTGAACTtgttaaacaaattcaaaaataagTGAGACGACCAGTTTGTGTAATCTCATACAAGCTTGTGATAAACGAACAAGTTTGGCTCATGAAAACAAAggcaaaattatttttttttttatttatttgttgccCTAACATACCAAACAGTAGCCCCCAAAATCCAACTCCAGCTAATTACCCCAACAAAATAAGAAGATTAAATtatgaagaaaggaaaaaataatTATGTTTGGGTCCAAATAAATGAGAATAGGAACTCTTGGTAGCCTGTTAGCATCTGGTCAAAATTGTTCCAGCCTGTGGCTGATAAGAGTTTTGTTCGAGCCGTTTCCACTCTGGATGTACTCCTGTATGCACGAGAGGTAAGATGAGTAAAAGGGAATGTAATGCTGAATAAGTGCTCTACAGTTTATTGTTTGTGGCTTGTTCTGATCCTTCAGTAGAACAATGCAGAAGCAGATAAAATAGTGTATTCAAATATTGATCAAACATTCAGGATTGGTACAATACTAGTGGAATTAAGCTTGTCTGAGTGAGGGAATATCACTAATCAAATAGCTAATGCACAGCTAACTTGACTGAAAAGGGAAGGGAGGAAATAACGATATCCATATCAATTCCTCTCACTTGGTAAAATAAGAACGTGACAGAAACAGAACAGCCAATTATGAATAACCAGGAATACCAAAAGAAATTCTAATGCATAATATCAATCAgcccatgaaaaaaa
This genomic window contains:
- the LOC126619678 gene encoding receptor-like protein EIX2 isoform X7, yielding MENDGIRCLKKLFHTSIVVLLFLQCFNPSLSSGFYNVSFGFGAIGHRVVTRCIESEGEALLSFKQGLIDDYNLLSSWGREEHKQDCCKWLGIHCSNRTNHVTQLDLGWNHMNEVYSLQQKGQQEYPEYYFQGKMMSPKLIELPHLKYLDLSSVNFTGTQLPDFIGSLSNLRHLGLWDASFGGRIPTQIGNLTHLQYLDLSYNHLVNLENLNSWLPRLSSLTYLDLSYNNLSNVPDWMEAVNKLPKLTNLSLYSCSLPSPLIHSSTLFNINSSKSLAHVDLSDNQLTSSSIFLWLSKYNASLGHLDLRYNNFANVENLNSWLPHLSALTYLDLSENNLSNVHDWMEAVNKLPKLTNLSLSYCSLPSPLTHSSTLFNINSSRSLAHVVLNSNQLTSSSIFVWLSNFSTSLVQLGLSHNNFTGSLPDVIGNMSSLASLDLSFNQFEGVISESHFSGLSRLRFFSLSSTSLTLNFHSKWVPPFQLDYIILGSCKMGPYFPNWLQTQKSYRRLDISNAGISDILPSWFWERLSHAGEIDQVDLSNNQIRGTIPNSQINLVCFYRKLNLSWNQLEGQVPPFLLKASSSLFLSHNKFSGLFSFLLPVNASHLRLLDLSSNHLHGELPDCWTHFKNLLILDLSDNLFSGRIPATMGFLSSIQTLNLNTNGLVGELPSSLKNCTSLIVFDVGENKLSGLIPEWLGVGLPNLTILILRSNHFYGSIPSQLCNMGSIQIMDFSMNNISGGIPKCLNNLTNLALRGSSSLTITHLFKATSTDIAISILDYEDEASLIWNGIMSKYKSTLGLVKSIHLSSNRLTGEIPSEVTDLVGLVSLNLSRNNLTGQITPKIGKLQSLDLLDLSNNQIHGTIPTSLFGISGLGKLDLSNNHLSGKIPMGSQLQTYEPSVFAGNPLLCGIPLQTCFPEETTPAEQPVVKNQDEDNDRFITTGFYVSLGLGFVVGFWGVCGSLIFDRSWRYTYFKLLNGLNDWLYVKVALLKQRRMLDE
- the LOC126619678 gene encoding receptor-like protein EIX2 isoform X5 encodes the protein MENDGIRCLKKLFHTSIVVLLFLQCFNPSLSSGFYNVSFGFGAIGHRVVTRCIESEREALLSFKQGLIDDYNLLSSWGREEHKQDCCKWLGVHCSNRTNHVTQLHLGWNHMNEVYSLQQKGQQEYPEYYFQGKMMSPKLIELPHLKYLDLSSVNFTGTQLPDFIGSLSNLRHLGLWDASFGGRIPTQIGNLTHLQYLDLSYNHLVNLENLNSWLPRLSSLTYLDLSYNNLSNVPDWMEAVNKLPKLTNLSLYSCSLPSPLIHSSTLFNINSSKSLAHVDLSDNQLTSSSIFLWLSKYNASLGHLDLRYNNFANVENLNSWLPHLSALTYLDLSENNLSNVHDWMEAVNKLPKLTNLSLSYCSLPSPLTHSSTLFNINSSRSLAHVVLNSNQLTSSSIFVWLSNFSTSLVQLGLSHNNFTGSLPDVIGNMSSLASLDLSFNQFEGVISESHFSGLSRLRFFSLSSTSLTLNFHSKWVPPFQLDYIILGSCKMGPYFPNWLQTQKSYRRLDISNAGISDILPSWFWERLSHAGEIDQVDLSNNQIRGTIPNSQINLVCFYRKLNLSWNQLEGQVPPFLLKASSSLFLSHNKFSGLFSFLLPVNASHLRLLDLSSNHLHGELPDCWTHFKNLLILDLSDNLFSGRIPATMGFLSSIQTLNLNTNGLVGELPSSLKNCTSLIVFDVGENKLSGLIPEWLGVGLPNLTILILRSNHFYGSIPSQLCNMGSIQIMDFSMNNISGGIPKCLNNLTNLALRGSSSLTITHLFKATSTDIAISILDYEDEASLIWNGIMSKYKSTLGLVKSIHLSSNRLTGEIPSEVTDLVGLVSLNLSRNNLTGQITPKIGKLQSLDLLDLSNNQIHGTIPTSLFGISGLGKLDLSNNHLSGKIPMGSQLQTYEPSVFAGNPLLCGIPLQTCFPEETTPAEQPVVKNQDEDNDRFITTGFYVSLGLGFVVGFWGVCGSLIFDRSWRYTYFKLLNGLNDWLYVKVALLKQRRMLDE
- the LOC126619678 gene encoding receptor-like protein EIX2 isoform X6 — protein: MENDGIRCLKKLFHTSIVVLLFLQCFNPSLSSGFYNVSFGFGAIGHRVVTRCIESEREALLSFKQGLIDDYNLLSSWGREEHKQDCCKWLGIHCSNRTNHVTQLDLGWYHMNEVYSLQQKGQQKYPEYYFQGKMMSPKLIELPHLKYLDLSSVNFTGTQLPDFIGSLSNLRHLGLWDASFGGRIPTQIGNLTHLQYLDLSYNHLVNLENLNSWLPRLSSLTYLDLSYNNLSNVPDWMEAVNKLPKLTNLSLYSCSLPSPLIHSSTLFNINSSKSLAHVDLSDNQLTSSSIFLWLSKYNASLGHLDLRYNNFANVENLNSWLPHLSALTYLDLSENNLSNVHDWMEAVNKLPKLTNLSLSYCSLPSPLTHSSTLFNINSSRSLAHVVLNSNQLTSSSIFVWLSNFSTSLVQLGLSHNNFTGSLPDVIGNMSSLASLDLSFNQFEGVISESHFSGLSRLRFFSLSSTSLTLNFHSKWVPPFQLDYIILGSCKMGPYFPNWLQTQKSYRRLDISNAGISDILPSWFWERLSHAGEIDQVDLSNNQIRGTIPNSQINLVCFYRKLNLSWNQLEGQVPPFLLKASSSLFLSHNKFSGLFSFLLPVNASHLRLLDLSSNHLHGELPDCWTHFKNLLILDLSDNLFSGRIPATMGFLSSIQTLNLNTNGLVGELPSSLKNCTSLIVFDVGENKLSGLIPEWLGVGLPNLTILILRSNHFYGSIPSQLCNMGSIQIMDFSMNNISGGIPKCLNNLTNLALRGSSSLTITHLFKATSTDIAISILDYEDEASLIWNGIMSKYKSTLGLVKSIHLSSNRLTGEIPSEVTDLVGLVSLNLSRNNLTGQITPKIGKLQSLDLLDLSNNQIHGTIPTSLFGISGLGKLDLSNNHLSGKIPMGSQLQTYEPSVFAGNPLLCGIPLQTCFPEETTPAEQPVVKNQDEDNDRFITTGFYVSLGLGFVVGFWGVCGSLIFDRSWRYTYFKLLNGLNDWLYVKVALLKQRRMLDE